In Penicillium psychrofluorescens genome assembly, chromosome: 5, a single window of DNA contains:
- a CDS encoding uncharacterized protein (ID:PFLUO_007743-T1.cds;~source:funannotate), which produces MTISKAEEQKAGAMYTSPYMAEFYDVYWKDFFSTSQDNAVYANQLQIVRDQTPSNSPLLVLDVCTGSGRIIQGLTSRTQDENDRKIHFIGLDIAEDMINRAQNLLPPTSEAAMTTSWVVGSALDMRTSLAAIIPKQKVDLITIAFGSISHFHEDGQPEQFLREVAQLLRPGTGRAAISFVSTFVNTDVPICLPGETQTPEMPSKQFPGIYYQETALEPSAGNSVYLDRREVAVIKVDSEGNRKVLSKQEVNTPFRMFSEEKIHAMVKQAGLRIVEIVTIPEEYIWVVQLL; this is translated from the coding sequence ATGACTATTTCTAAGgcagaagaacagaaagCTGGCGCCATGTACACGTCGCCTTACATGGCCGAGTTTTACGATGTCTACTGGAAAGATTTCTTTTCTACGTCTCAGGACAACGCAGTCTATGCGAATCAGCTGCAGATCGTCCGCGACCAAACGCCATCAAACAGCCCGCTCCTGGTACTGGATGTTTGTACTGGTAGTGGTCGCATCATCCAGGGATTGACCAGTCGCACACAAGACGAGAATGATCGAAAAATCCATTTTATCGGTCTGGATATCGCCGAAGACATGATCAATCGAGCTCAGAATCTACTACCTCCCACCTCTGAAGCTGCAATGACCACATCTTGGGTAGTGGGATCTGCTCTGGATATGAGAACATCGCTGGCAGCCATTATCCCAAAGCAGAAGGTGGACCTGATCACCATTGCTTTTGGGAGCATCAGTCACTTCCATGAGGACGGCCAACCAGAGCAATTTCTCCGTGAGGTCGCTCAGCTCCTTCGTCCCGGCACAGGACGTGCGGCTATATCTTTCGTGTCTACATTTGTGAACACGGATGTTCCGATCTGCCTACCTGGGGAAACCCAAACCCCTGAGATGCCCAGTAAACAATTTCCTGGTATCTACTATCAGGAGACCGCGCTGGAGCCGAGTGCAGGAAATTCTGTTTACTTGGATCGACGCGAAGTCGCGGTTATCAAGGTTGACAGCGAGGGAAATCGGAAAGTGCTGTCAAAGCAGGAAGTGAACACACCGTTCCGGATGTTCAGTGAAGAGAAAATCCATGCTATGGTGAAGCAAGCGGGGCTGCGAATCGTCGAGATCGTCACGATTCCTGAGGAGTATATTTGGGTGGTACAACTACTGTAG
- a CDS encoding uncharacterized protein (ID:PFLUO_007742-T1.cds;~source:funannotate), which translates to MLLRPDAFAIAAWDANLTYHELDIESSSLAIRLRRFGIGPNHIVPLLFERSGWTVVALLAILRADAAFVLLETSFPDNRLQQMIADTKATVGLCSAKQSERMGSMLPDVLIVPSCSSETITTILNSEKSLPATSPQDLAYVAFTSGSTGRPKGAMIDHNAFCASSRTFGRLFQVTSEIRMFQGSSYAFDASIMEILNPLIYGGCVCVPSEIEKRRDPAAAMEDLQANMAMMTPSVLRLLDPLKRPTFLKTIMVGGERVAQQDLLAWGDRVHLGMGYGPAECAVFTMGRPSMAPDSDPTNLGTPPPECRCWVIDQTDPCRLAPLGASGELVIEGPITGRGYVARPDLTARSFSKKAPTWRLPFGPSTHGYYWTGDIVRWQSDGSLQIVGRKDDQVKLHGQRIELSEIERTFSKCVPAGYDIVVDVVSPADHQSTVLAVFVHGPEWAAVDKSPGSEPAAWLVDRPLPSVFQQVCQNAVSYLKQHLPQFMIPTLWLPLAQPPPLTTNGKTDRRQLRDRTAKLSLGERTAYALAASSTPSQGNVLTECAYGTQLLKLVAAVLGGLPEHVDLNIGFLAHGGDSLAAMKVCTLARKENLQIDPLDILQASSLSKVSVTPASCESMVSLTPSPPPSVSLGRFSNLPEGEVQDVRPATELQEFFMDLPYEFIRYHLRGPLDYGRITKACVALVERHGILRTVLDREKDQGRLFQITFRHCNISLDLHHCDEDGSVESTADFLVHQECSGKPPQLNPGEWGARFTLVTSPHNHQHVLVLRLAHTHYDGVSVDALWDDLASLYEQPSPPRAAPSFSQYLSYCEKQVSSAAIDYWQQALQGSSMTYVTGKELPSTPSRLVEASRTILSVEPPRGISLATVVKTGWALALSQHLVKDDIVFGQVVSGRSVGLPGVEGVIGPCMNTLPVRVKLRDVSMPAIELLQQVQTQHFESLRFESMDFSVVRDKCTDWSGETQFGSLVLHQNMLPKLHVHLGEAVGTRTDFYPENSTNEFIIYSIPGPGNSLEIRLATSWEVLDQTTAEVLVASICRWIESLAKSPDCFLEAMMT; encoded by the coding sequence ATGTTGCTCAGGCCCGACGCTTTTGCGATTGCAGCCTGGGACGCAAATTTGACCTACCATGAACTTGACATCGAgtcgagcagcttggcgaTTCGGCTGAGGCGTTTCGGTATTGGGCCAAATCACATTGTTCCCCTTCTCTTCGAAAGATCTGGATGGACTGTAGTGGCTTTGTTGGCCATTCTGCGAGCGGACGCCGCTTTTGTTCTCCTGGAAACTTCGTTCCCAGACAATCGCTTGCAGCAGATGATTGCTGATACCAAAGCCACTGTTGGGCTATGCTCTGCTAAGCAGTCGGAAAGAATGGGCAGCATGCTGCCGGATGTGCTTATCGTGCCATCATGCTCGAGTGAAACAATTACGACAATTCTGAATTCTGAAAAATCACTGCCAGCGACAAGTCCTCAAGATCTTGCTTATGTTGCGTTCACCTCTGGGTCCACTGGACGGCCTAAAGGCGCGATGATCGATCACAATGCTTTCTGCGCAAGTTCTCGAACCTTTGGTCGTCTGTTTCAAGTGACTTCTGAGATTCGCATGTTTCAGGGATCGTCATATGCGTTCGACGCCAGCATCATGGAGATTCTGAACCCTCTCATATATGGAGGGTGCGTCTGTGTGCCCTCTGAGATTGAGAAACGGCGAGATCCAGCGGCTGCCATGGAGGACCTTCAGGCTaacatggccatgatgacaCCATCTGTCCTCAGATTGCTGGATCCATTGAAGCGGCCAACGTTCCTGAAGACTATCATGGTTGGCGGCGAGCGAGTCGCGCAACAAGATCTCCTAGCCTGGGGCGATCGAGTTCATCTCGGCATGGGATATGGCCCTGCGGAGTGTGCGGTCTTCACCATGGGCCGGCCCAGCATGGCCCCGGATTCCGACCCGACAAATCTCGGTACGCCGCCCCCAGAATGCCGGTGTTGGGTGATAGATCAAACAGATCCTTGCCGGCTCGCACCATTGGGGGCTTCGGGGGAACTGGTGATTGAAGGGCCAATCACTGGGCGAGGATATGTGGCCCGCCCTGACCTCACGGCACGAAGCTTCAGCAAAAAGGCACCCACTTGGAGACTTCCTTTTGGCCCTTCAACTCATGGCTATTACTGGACTGGAGACATTGTCCGCTGGCAGTCAGATGGATCGCTGCAGATTGTTGGTCGCAAAGATGACCAGGTCAAGCTGCATGGTCAGCGCATTGAGCTGAGTGAAATCGAGCGGACTTTCTCCAAATGTGTTCCTGCCGGCTATGACATTGTTGTAGATGTTGTTTCTCCGGCAGATCATCAATCTACAGTTCTGGCGGTTTTCGTTCATGGGCCTGAATGGGCAGCAGTTGACAAATCTCCTGGCAGTGAGCCAGCGGCCTGGCTGGTCGACCGGCCGCTCCCCTCGGTATTTCAACAGGTATGCCAGAATGCCGTATCATATCTCAAACAGCACTTGCCTCAATTTATGATCCCGACGCTCTGGCTTCCATTGGCCCAGCCCCCTCCTCTGACCACAAATGGCAAAACGGACAGGAGGCAGCTGCGCGATCGAACTGCAAAGCTTTCACTGGGAGAACGAACAGCATACGCCCTCGCAGCATCTTCAACCCCTAGTCAAGGAAACGTATTGACTGAGTGCGCATACGGTACCCAATTGCTCAAGCTGGTGGCCGCCGTACTTGGTGGCCTGCCTGAACATGTTGACCTGAACATCGGTTTCCTTGCTCACGGTGGAGACTCCTTGGCAGCAATGAAAGTCTGTACTTTGGCACGCAAAGAAAATCTGCAGATAGATCCACTTGATATCCTACAGGCTAGCTCGTTGTCAAAGGTGTCCGTCACCCCGGCTAGCTGCGAATCAATGGTTTCACTAACCCCttctccgccgccatcggTAAGCCTGGGGAGGTTTTCCAACCTACCCGAAGGCGAAGTGCAAGATGTTCGACCAGCAACTGAGCTGCAAGAGTTCTTTATGGATCTACCTTACGAATTCATTCGATATCACCTGCGTGGTCCGCTTGATTACGGTCGAATTACAAAGGCATGTGTGGCATTAGTGGAGCGGCATGGAATACTTCGCACCGTTCTggacagagagaaagaccaGGGAAGACTTTTTCAAATCACCTTTCGTCATTGCAATATTTCCCTGGATTTGCACCATTGCGATGAAGATGGGTCAGTGGAGAGCACAGCGGATTTCCTTGTCCATCAGGAATGCTCAGGAAAACCGCCCCAGTTAAATCCAGGTGAATGGGGAGCACGGTTCACCCTGGTCACTAGCCCTCACAATCATCAACATGTGTTAGTCCTACGACTCGCCCATACTCACTATGACGGGGTGTCGGTCGATGCCCTGTGGGATGATCTCGCCAGCCTTTATGAGCAGCCGTCCCCGCCCAGAGCAGCTCCGTCATTTTCTCAGTACCTTTCGTATTGTGAGAAGCAAGTGTCTTCAGCTGCCATTGATTACTGGCAACAGGCGTTACAGGGCTCATCTATGACCTATGTGACCGGTAAAGAACTGCCTTCCACCCCCAGTCGCCTGGTTGAAGCCAGTCGTACAATTTTGTCAGTGGAACCACCTCGTGGGATATCTCTGGCGACAGTTGTGAAGACGGGGTGGGCCCTAGCTCTAAGCCAACACCTCGTGAAAGATGACATCGTCTTTGGACAAGTGGTCAGTGGCCGGTCGGTAGGACTCCCAGGTGTAGAGGGGGTGATCGGGCCATGTATGAACACGCTTCCCGTTCGTGTGAAACTAAGAGATGTTTCCATGCCGGCAATCGAGCTACTCCAGCAAGTTCAAACGCAACATTTTGAATCGCTTAGATTTGAGAGCATGGATTTTTCTGTCGTTCGTGATAAATGTACAGATTGGTCTGGAGAAACCCAGTTCGGATCCTTGGTACTGCACCAAAACATGCTGCCTAAGCTACATGTTCATCTTGGCGAGGCGGTTGGGACGCGAACCGACTTCTATCCAGAGAACTCGACGAATGAGTTTATCATTTACTCTATCCCGGGCCCCGGAAATTCCCTAGAAATACGTCTCGCTACGTCTTGGGAGGTGCTCGACCAAACTACCGCCGAGGTGCTGGTTGCAAGCATTTGCAGATGGATTGAGAGCCTCGCAAAAAGTCCAGATTGCTTCTTAGAAGCGATGATGACATAG